The following are from one region of the Centroberyx gerrardi isolate f3 chromosome 16, fCenGer3.hap1.cur.20231027, whole genome shotgun sequence genome:
- the LOC139912514 gene encoding uncharacterized protein LOC139912514, whose protein sequence is MNNQNRFQCNGNNSNNTKVTKDPFLVNTQNTSGQKVLSENGATRDSPQKSLQIQPSHKENTSVIQHECKLENSKKTNSITKSHPDIISMTTGISVQTKSLVFQKWADMDKGSARPMAKRQLSAESSSCNLRMVKKSAVRKRRDEEEARFTVKTSSKLMEKPGESLLSICKANPVLDESVTKRKLKKELYASEDTFAKIDSHVIKSGKELRSKRVFSVQTITQTITEGAQSELEKLRAIWIWICHYIEYDVSGYLGFTDKMCSPEDVIESGRGVCCGYSSVCLHMCQEAGIECKEVSGHGKGVGYRQGQSYQNTKSSHMWNAVRLRGHWYLLDACWGAGRVDLDNKTFIKRYDDFYFLTDPEEFINSHCPDDPEWQLLDCPVPLEEFEKRVLRTSEFFRLGLTLLYPQHFLLVTDNGEASVSMKFSESVDFTYQISQRNSNQSTKVSCSSGLLTMAQDTMRLRLLPPTSGSYDVMVFARPGNTSGTFSWVCSFLLECSEPKPTEELPENPFLSWGLQRNAEFLGVKRCSHGSEPVMLENGSFELDLQTSRPLTMLCELSHKGFDSSIAKRCLATQIQTDNLICHVICPYLGYYRLSVFVRDYEKPQDGYQNIGNFLLHCTGSAINLNDLFPSSLSSSCGPGTRTQDAGLCKFSHSGAIVSTQQGKCNITFQNQQDLEIHVVLLKEQRKTPGYSLSRHILLTYNGNKVTISVVLPEAGVYTLRLYAKFPNQQDFSPMCDFVLKSTSQAPLPPFPCTYTAWQKGSVLFEPRTGLLEPMSWVRFRVRVPGAQRVSILGEQLIDLQLSKSRVWEGEVFTEANVKQLKLAAREAGSSTDMSIIMCFDVLSQQKEM, encoded by the exons ATGAATAATCAAAACCGCTTCCAATGCAatggcaacaacagcaacaatactaAAGTGACTAAAGATCCTTTCCTGGTGAACACACAGAATACCTCAGGTCAAAAGGTACTATCTGAGAATGGTGCAACAAGAGACTCCCCACAAAAGTCATTACAAATACAGCCAAGCCATAAAGAGAACACCTCTGTCATCCAGCACGAGTGCAAACTTGAGAACTCCAAAAAGACCAACAGCATCACAAAAAGCCATCCTGACATAATCTCCATGACAACTGGCATCAGCGTCCAAACCAAGAGCTTGGTGTTTCAGAAGTGGGCTGATATGGATAAGGGGTCTGCGAGGCCAATGGCAAAGCGCCAGCTGTCCGCTGAGAGCTCGAGTTGTAACCTCAGGATGGTGAAGAAGAGTgctgtgaggaagaggagggatgaagaagaAGCCAGATTCACGGTGAAGACGAGTTCTAAACTGATGGAAAAGCCAGGAGAGAGTTTGCTTTCTATCTGCAAGGCAAACCCAGTGCTGGATGAGAGTGTCACAAAAAGGAAACTGAAGAAGGAGCTCTATGCCAGTGAAGACACTTTTGCCAAAATTGATAGCCATGTAATCAAATCTGGAAAGGAG CTTCGTAGCAAGAGGGTCTTCTCAGTTCAAACCATTACCCAGACCATTACAGAGGGAGCCCAAAGTGAGCTGGAGAAACTCAGAGCCATCTGGATCTGGATTTGCCACTACATTG AATATGATGTAAGTGGCTACCTGGGCTTTACTGACAAGATGTGCTCTCCAGAGGACGTCATTGAGTCGGGCAGGGGTGTATGCTGCGGATACTCCAGTGTCTGTCTGCACATGTGCCA GGAGGCAGGCATTGAATGTAAAGAAGTGTCAGGCCATGGCAAAGGCGTAGGTTACAGGCAAGGCCAGAGTTACCAAAACACCAAATCCTCCCACATGTGGAACGCTGTGCGTTTAAGAGGCCACTGGTACCTCCTGGATGCCTGTTGGGGAGCTGGGAGAGTAGATTTGGACAACAAAACCTTTATCAAGAG GTATGATGATTTTTACTTCCTGACCGACCCCGAGGAGTTCATCAATTCTCATTGTCCAGATGATCCAGAGTGGCAGCTACTGGACTGTCCTGTCCCACTGGAGGAGTTTGAGAAGAGGGTTTTAAGGACTTCAGAGTTCTTCAGACTGGGTCTCACTCTTCTCTACCCCCAACACTTCCTCCTAGTAACAG ACAACGGTGAGGCGTCGGTGTCCATGAAGTTCTCTGAATCTGTGGACTTCACCTACCAGATCTCTCAAAGAAACAGCAATCAATCCACAAAGGTTAGTTGTTCCTCTGGTCTTCTCACAATGGCCCAAGATACAATGAGGTTACGACTGCTGCCTCCTACAAGTGGCAGTTACGATGTCATGGTCTTTGCACGTCCTGGGAACACCTCAGGGACTTTTAGTTGGGTTTGCTCCTTTCTCTTGGAATGTTCTGAGCCAAAACCTACTGAGGAACTTCCTGAGAACCCTTTCCTGTCCTGGGGCCTGCAGAGAAATGCTGAGTTCCTGGGTGTGAAGAGATGCAGTCATGGGTCTGAGCCTGTGATGCTTGAAAATGGGTCTTTTGAGCTGGATCTTCAGACTTCTAGGCCACTTACGATGCTCTGTGAGCTGAGCCATAAAGGCTTTGATTCATCAATTGCCAAGAGATGTCTAGCAACACAGATTCAAACTGACAACCTCATTTGCCATGTGATCTGCCCATATCTGGGGTACTATCGCTTATCTGTGTTTGTTCGGGACTATGAAAAACCTCAAGATGGCTATCAGAACATTGGCAATTTTCTTTTGCACTGCACAGGCAGCGCCATAAATTTGAATGATCTCTTCCCATCATCCCTCAGTTCATCCTGTGGGCCTGGAACTCGGACCCAGGATGCTGGCTTGTGTAAATTCAGCCACAGTGGGGCCATTGTGAGCACCCAGCAGGGCAAATGTAACATCACTTTCCAAAATCAACAAGACCTGGAGATCCATGTTGTGCTGTTAAAGGAGCAACGCAAGACACCAGGGTATTCCCTGTCCAGGCATATCCTCCTCACCTACAATGGCAACAAAGTTACTATCAGCGTGGTCCTTCCTGAGGCGGGAGTTTATACTCTCCGACTTTATGCCAAATTCCCCAATCAACAAGACTTTAGCCCCATGTGTGACTTTGTACTGAAGAGCACATCCCAAGCTCCCCTACCTCCATTCCCTTGCACTTACACTGCCTGGCAGAAAGGCTCTGTGTTGTTTGAGCCCCGAACGGGCCTCCTGGAGCCCATGTCCTGGGTCCGTTTCAGGGTCAGGGTCCCTGGGGCTCAGAGGGTGAGCATCCTGGGTGAGCAACTCATTGACCTGCAGTTGAGCAAGAGTCGGGTATGGGAGGGGGAAGTGTTCACAGAGGCGAATGTGAAACAGTTGAAGCTGGCTGCCAGGGAAGCAGGAAGTTCAACTGACATGTCCATTATCATGTGCTTCGATGTGCTGAGCCAGCAGAAAGAAATGTAA